One part of the Sphingobacterium sp. LZ7M1 genome encodes these proteins:
- the lnt gene encoding apolipoprotein N-acyltransferase, which translates to MKNNYLLASLSAILLWLAWPPIPYSSFLLFIAFVPLLVAVENVIRGDYKKKGRKIFGLAFLTGVIWNTASIYWVFNAMNAVLDVFPSFMVSLIPFTLAPLLMALAFNLYYQMRKRNNIMLSFMGLVSFWMAYEYLHQTWELAFPWMTLGNGFANFHQLVQWYSITGVYGGTLWIWIANIIVFLWYWQRKEKVEVYSQKLLLGSLAGWILVPAIGSLIVYSTYEEHVNPSEIVTVQPNIDPYGKFGSITPEEQLKTLTDLSQKVAKLNTEFFIWPETAISGSNGINEEEFREYDQYNKILEFLEPYHNGNVLSGIESYQIYEDQKTLTARPIGNVFYDSFNAAVLVDGSSKLQFYHKSKLVPGAEKTPFGKTLSFLTPLFKHFGGTTGGYGSQEEPSVFYSASGIGAAPVICYESIWGNYVAEYIKKGAQFIAVITNDGWWGDTSGKDQHLQYAKLRAIENRRWVVRSANTGISGFINQRGDIVQKSSWWVPTALSQEINLNEDLTFYTKYSDLIVYLSFVTGLISIGLMIVRKK; encoded by the coding sequence ATGAAAAACAATTACCTACTAGCCAGTCTAAGTGCTATATTACTGTGGCTGGCTTGGCCCCCTATCCCATATTCTAGCTTTCTACTTTTTATTGCTTTTGTACCCCTATTGGTCGCTGTTGAAAACGTGATCCGCGGGGACTATAAAAAGAAAGGCCGTAAGATATTTGGTCTAGCGTTTCTGACAGGTGTCATCTGGAATACCGCATCCATTTATTGGGTATTTAATGCCATGAATGCTGTATTAGATGTATTTCCATCGTTTATGGTTTCTTTGATTCCATTTACCCTGGCGCCTCTCTTAATGGCTCTGGCATTTAATCTTTACTACCAGATGCGCAAAAGGAACAACATCATGCTGAGCTTTATGGGGCTTGTATCCTTTTGGATGGCATATGAATACCTGCACCAGACTTGGGAACTTGCGTTTCCTTGGATGACATTAGGGAATGGATTTGCCAATTTCCATCAACTGGTTCAATGGTATAGCATTACTGGTGTATATGGTGGAACTTTGTGGATTTGGATAGCTAATATCATTGTATTCCTGTGGTATTGGCAAAGGAAGGAAAAGGTAGAGGTCTATAGCCAGAAACTGCTATTAGGTTCATTGGCTGGCTGGATTCTCGTTCCTGCTATTGGATCTTTAATTGTCTACAGCACTTACGAAGAACATGTCAACCCTTCGGAAATTGTAACTGTCCAACCAAATATTGATCCTTACGGTAAATTTGGGTCAATTACCCCAGAGGAGCAATTAAAAACCCTAACCGATCTTTCGCAAAAGGTAGCAAAACTAAATACCGAGTTTTTTATTTGGCCTGAAACCGCAATATCAGGATCTAATGGAATCAATGAGGAGGAGTTTCGGGAATATGACCAGTACAATAAGATCCTTGAATTCTTGGAGCCTTATCACAATGGAAATGTGCTTTCAGGGATAGAAAGTTACCAGATCTATGAAGATCAGAAGACCTTGACCGCAAGACCGATCGGTAATGTTTTTTATGACAGCTTCAATGCTGCAGTATTGGTGGATGGTTCTAGTAAGCTGCAATTTTACCATAAATCTAAATTGGTACCGGGGGCGGAGAAAACTCCTTTTGGAAAAACCTTGTCATTCTTAACCCCACTGTTCAAGCATTTTGGTGGTACTACGGGTGGGTATGGTAGCCAAGAAGAACCCTCTGTCTTTTATTCTGCCAGTGGGATCGGCGCTGCACCTGTAATCTGTTATGAATCCATTTGGGGGAATTATGTAGCTGAATATATTAAAAAAGGAGCCCAATTTATTGCCGTCATCACCAATGATGGATGGTGGGGAGATACTTCAGGAAAGGACCAACACCTTCAATACGCTAAACTTAGGGCCATTGAGAACCGCAGATGGGTAGTTCGATCAGCCAATACAGGTATTTCTGGCTTTATTAACCAACGTGGGGATATTGTCCAAAAAAGTTCTTGGTGGGTGCCGACTGCGCTGTCTCAGGAAATCAATTTGAATGAAGACCTTACTTTCTATACAAAATATAGTGATTTAATAGTCTATTTATCATTCGTAACAGGCTTAATATCAATAGGCTTAATGATTGTCAGAAAAAAATAA
- a CDS encoding PH domain-containing protein: MENYQIDKFVQDGQDPKVVEKIHGKILDMLTPGESINYIALQKKPAVNLLPDSITLSNRRIFLCEFTKLGLATNFEIFPWKDIKDIAFKEEIFGSKVTVIPFTGENLTIDYIPKIQARKLYQLIKDALANLQNQKNEAKESTPVYGNKPAYSNPVVSPEEKVEPVKPAEATKPVEAEKPVELPRFEERPSLNSMFAQQNQQAQAPKQEPQSYQQPTSFNSPAPASPTPSPEVHKAEEDDEITLKLKKLKSLYDKQLITQAEYETKKAEVLSQL, from the coding sequence ATGGAAAATTATCAAATCGACAAATTTGTTCAGGATGGACAGGATCCAAAAGTGGTAGAAAAGATCCATGGAAAGATTTTGGATATGTTGACCCCTGGAGAATCCATTAATTATATAGCCCTGCAAAAGAAACCGGCCGTGAACTTATTGCCGGATAGCATTACCCTTTCTAACAGGAGAATCTTTCTGTGTGAGTTCACAAAATTGGGTCTTGCTACCAACTTCGAGATCTTCCCTTGGAAGGATATTAAGGATATTGCATTTAAAGAGGAGATCTTTGGCTCCAAGGTTACTGTTATCCCTTTTACCGGCGAGAACTTAACGATTGATTATATCCCAAAGATACAGGCCAGGAAGTTGTACCAACTGATAAAAGATGCTTTAGCTAATCTGCAGAACCAGAAAAATGAAGCTAAAGAAAGTACTCCTGTTTATGGCAATAAACCAGCCTACAGTAATCCTGTGGTTAGTCCGGAAGAGAAGGTTGAACCTGTTAAACCAGCTGAAGCTACAAAACCTGTTGAAGCTGAAAAACCTGTTGAACTTCCAAGGTTTGAGGAAAGACCTAGCTTGAATTCTATGTTTGCCCAACAAAACCAACAAGCTCAGGCTCCAAAACAAGAACCTCAAAGCTATCAACAGCCAACTTCTTTCAACTCGCCAGCCCCAGCGTCACCTACGCCTAGTCCGGAAGTGCATAAAGCTGAAGAGGATGATGAAATCACTTTAAAATTAAAGAAATTAAAGAGCTTGTATGACAAGCAGCTTATTACCCAAGCCGAATATGAAACAAAGAAGGCCGAAGTTTTAAGCCAATTATAA
- the rsmI gene encoding 16S rRNA (cytidine(1402)-2'-O)-methyltransferase translates to MLYIVPTPIGNLEDMTFRAINVLKQVDIILAEDTRTSAPLLKHFGIDKKVFAHHQHNEHKAVQEIIRLLKEGNQIALISDAGTPAISDPGFLLVRETIKEGLDVQCLPGATAFVPALVNSGLPNDRFCFEGFLPVKKGRQTRLKSLAEEKRTMIFYESPHRILKTIDEFIQIFGPERQASISREISKMYEETVRGTLEEIKQHFESNPIKGEFVCCVAGHE, encoded by the coding sequence ATGTTATATATTGTTCCCACACCAATTGGTAATTTGGAAGATATGACCTTTCGGGCCATCAATGTCCTGAAACAGGTTGATATTATTTTAGCTGAGGATACAAGGACCAGTGCACCTTTGTTAAAGCATTTTGGGATTGACAAAAAAGTCTTTGCCCATCATCAACATAATGAGCATAAAGCTGTCCAAGAAATTATCCGATTGTTAAAGGAAGGGAACCAGATCGCGCTAATCTCGGATGCCGGGACGCCAGCCATCTCTGATCCTGGCTTTTTATTGGTTCGGGAAACGATCAAGGAAGGTTTGGATGTGCAATGTTTGCCTGGTGCAACGGCTTTTGTTCCGGCCCTGGTTAATTCTGGACTGCCAAATGACCGCTTTTGCTTTGAAGGTTTCCTTCCTGTAAAAAAAGGTAGACAGACCCGCTTGAAATCATTGGCAGAAGAAAAAAGAACGATGATCTTCTATGAATCTCCACATCGGATCTTGAAAACCATAGATGAATTCATTCAAATATTTGGACCTGAAAGGCAAGCTTCAATATCCCGAGAAATCAGTAAGATGTATGAGGAGACCGTGAGAGGCACATTGGAAGAGATTAAACAGCATTTTGAATCCAATCCTATCAAAGGGGAATTTGTGTGCTGTGTCGCGGGACATGAGTAA
- a CDS encoding thioesterase family protein — protein sequence MEENIFYEGQVLWSQIDANVHLRHSAYADFCAQARSNMLNKMGLSLEEFNKRKIGPILFREELNYLREIGLDERVKVSVVITKFNKLNSRFSFRHEIFKENGVKAAVVLVDGAWMNIRERKLTNIPEEWMEIISKIPKSEDYTEIDS from the coding sequence ATGGAAGAAAATATATTTTACGAAGGACAGGTTTTATGGTCGCAGATTGATGCAAATGTGCATTTACGACATTCTGCATATGCGGATTTTTGCGCCCAGGCAAGGAGTAATATGCTGAACAAGATGGGGCTGTCGCTAGAGGAATTCAATAAGCGAAAGATTGGACCTATTTTGTTTCGTGAAGAGTTGAATTATTTGCGGGAAATAGGTTTGGATGAGCGGGTAAAAGTAAGCGTTGTGATCACTAAATTCAACAAGCTCAATTCCAGGTTTTCCTTCAGGCATGAGATCTTTAAGGAAAATGGTGTGAAAGCGGCTGTAGTGTTAGTGGATGGTGCCTGGATGAACATTAGAGAAAGGAAATTGACCAACATCCCAGAAGAATGGATGGAAATTATCAGCAAAATACCTAAGTCCGAAGATTATACTGAAATAGATTCTTAG
- a CDS encoding TonB-dependent receptor, whose protein sequence is MRLFLLFLFNFICCISFAQRTTPLATTTILKGKVMDNNDHFSLPGATLRIAEGNKFTVSDANGNFEFLNLPAGTYTVSVDYLGYQHFEQKIQTTDMAVEIFLEPASKTIDEIQVIGDIAKGQAKALNQQKNNSNITNIISSDQVGRFPDQNIGDALKRVPGITMQNDQGEARNIIVRGLSPELNSVTLNGDRIPSAEGDNRNVQMDLIPSDMISSIEVNKTLTPDMDADAIGGSVNLITRAVPNKQRISATLSGGYSPVREKAIYNGSLIYGNRFLDNKMGLVLSGTMQTNDFGSNNIEAEWDQKDGNVFLKEMQIRKYDVVRVRRSVSAAWDYNFNSRNRIALNAMYNWRDDRENRFATKFSKLKYDNATKSYTGLIERETKGGIDNSRNKGRRLERQTVLNFSLQGEHLISPLLDMDWAASYSRASEWRPNERYISYEKPSGPLSVDISDPYLPFIANANADLDKFELNEITENENNTHEDEFGAKLNFRIPLSVIADQKGRIRFGGRVRLKTKERDNNFFEYKPVTGFETLTSGMPLVTWDAKTWDQGERYAPGTFVDKNYLGGLNLSDKSKFEEEANPKEFLSQNYKAKEQIFAGYVRWDQNITERTALILGARLEHTRIDYTGNNVVDEEELKGQIRNENSYTNILPGITLKHNFSDNFILRAAVTTSLARPNYYALAPYVNSNIDDKELFAGNPNLKATYSTNYDIMLERYFQNVGIISGGAFYKNLKNFIYMYNDRSFTNARFSEVFPNLANPIAAGETWDFAQFRNGDKVDVYGFEVAFQRQLDFLPGKFLQGFAIYANYTFTESKAKGISGEDGVLREGLGLPRTAPHMLNGSLSWENNKFSARVSANYTAAYLDEIGDDAFTDAYYDKQFFLDANAAYKVTKSLRIFAEANNLTNQPLRYYQGDVQRMRQLEYYKPRYTLGIKYDL, encoded by the coding sequence ATGAGATTATTCCTATTATTCCTATTCAATTTCATTTGTTGTATTTCCTTTGCTCAAAGGACCACCCCTTTGGCTACAACGACCATCCTAAAAGGTAAGGTCATGGACAACAATGATCATTTTTCTTTACCAGGTGCAACTTTAAGAATTGCAGAAGGCAATAAATTCACGGTTTCCGATGCAAACGGAAATTTTGAATTCCTAAACCTTCCTGCTGGAACTTATACCGTATCGGTTGACTATTTAGGTTACCAACATTTTGAACAAAAGATCCAGACTACCGATATGGCTGTTGAAATCTTTTTGGAGCCAGCTAGCAAAACAATTGATGAGATCCAAGTCATTGGAGATATTGCAAAAGGTCAAGCAAAAGCCTTGAACCAGCAAAAAAATAACAGCAACATCACGAATATTATTTCTTCTGACCAAGTGGGCCGTTTTCCGGATCAGAATATCGGAGATGCCTTGAAAAGGGTTCCGGGTATTACGATGCAAAATGACCAAGGTGAGGCAAGAAATATTATTGTCCGTGGTCTTTCCCCAGAATTGAACTCTGTGACCTTGAATGGTGACCGTATTCCTTCAGCAGAAGGTGATAACCGTAATGTTCAGATGGACTTGATTCCTTCCGACATGATTTCATCGATCGAAGTCAACAAAACATTGACCCCTGATATGGATGCTGATGCGATCGGTGGTAGTGTGAACCTGATCACTCGTGCCGTTCCGAATAAGCAACGTATTTCTGCTACCCTAAGTGGTGGATATTCCCCAGTTCGTGAAAAAGCAATCTACAATGGATCTTTGATCTATGGTAACCGATTCCTGGATAACAAGATGGGCTTGGTATTGAGTGGAACGATGCAGACCAATGATTTTGGTTCAAACAACATTGAAGCCGAATGGGATCAAAAAGATGGAAATGTATTCCTAAAAGAAATGCAGATCCGTAAATATGATGTGGTCCGTGTCCGTAGAAGTGTATCAGCTGCCTGGGACTACAACTTTAATTCTAGAAACAGGATTGCCTTAAATGCCATGTACAACTGGCGTGATGACCGCGAAAACCGTTTTGCAACCAAGTTCTCAAAGCTAAAGTACGATAATGCAACCAAGTCTTACACAGGACTAATTGAACGTGAAACTAAAGGCGGTATTGATAATAGCAGAAACAAAGGCCGTCGTTTAGAGCGTCAGACTGTATTGAACTTTTCATTGCAAGGGGAGCACCTTATTTCACCTTTGTTGGATATGGACTGGGCTGCTTCTTATTCAAGAGCCTCTGAATGGAGACCTAACGAAAGGTATATCTCTTATGAAAAACCATCGGGACCTCTTTCTGTCGATATTTCTGATCCTTACCTGCCATTTATTGCGAATGCAAACGCAGATTTGGACAAATTTGAACTTAATGAAATCACAGAAAATGAAAACAACACCCATGAAGATGAATTCGGTGCCAAATTAAACTTCCGTATTCCTTTGTCGGTGATTGCAGATCAAAAAGGAAGGATCCGTTTTGGTGGACGTGTAAGGTTGAAAACCAAAGAAAGAGATAACAATTTCTTTGAATACAAGCCCGTTACAGGCTTTGAGACCTTAACTTCTGGAATGCCATTGGTGACATGGGACGCCAAAACTTGGGACCAAGGTGAGCGTTATGCTCCAGGGACCTTTGTAGACAAAAACTATTTAGGAGGTTTAAACCTAAGCGATAAATCTAAATTTGAAGAAGAGGCAAACCCAAAAGAGTTCCTTTCCCAAAACTATAAAGCAAAAGAGCAGATCTTTGCAGGTTATGTACGTTGGGATCAAAATATTACGGAAAGAACAGCCTTGATCTTGGGAGCTCGTTTGGAGCATACTCGCATTGACTATACCGGTAATAATGTCGTTGATGAAGAAGAATTAAAAGGTCAGATCCGTAATGAAAACAGTTATACCAACATTCTTCCAGGTATTACCTTAAAGCATAATTTCTCGGACAACTTTATCCTTCGTGCTGCTGTGACAACCAGTTTGGCAAGACCAAACTACTACGCCTTGGCGCCATATGTTAACTCCAACATAGATGATAAAGAATTGTTCGCAGGCAATCCAAACTTGAAAGCAACCTATTCGACCAACTACGACATCATGTTGGAACGCTATTTCCAAAATGTGGGTATTATTTCCGGAGGTGCATTTTATAAAAACCTAAAGAACTTTATCTACATGTACAATGATAGGAGTTTTACCAATGCTCGTTTCTCGGAAGTGTTCCCAAATCTAGCAAACCCTATCGCTGCAGGTGAAACATGGGACTTTGCACAGTTTAGAAACGGCGATAAGGTAGATGTTTATGGTTTTGAAGTTGCTTTCCAGAGACAGTTGGATTTCCTTCCTGGAAAATTCCTGCAAGGATTCGCCATCTATGCAAACTATACCTTTACCGAGTCAAAAGCTAAGGGTATCTCAGGTGAAGACGGTGTGTTGCGTGAAGGCCTAGGTCTGCCTAGAACTGCCCCGCACATGTTGAACGGATCCTTGTCTTGGGAAAACAATAAATTCTCAGCTCGTGTATCTGCAAACTATACGGCAGCTTACTTGGATGAAATCGGAGATGATGCATTTACCGATGCTTATTATGACAAACAGTTTTTCCTAGATGCAAATGCTGCATATAAAGTAACTAAGTCACTTCGCATTTTTGCTGAAGCCAACAACCTAACCAATCAACCTTTGCGTTACTACCAAGGTGATGTACAGCGCATGCGCCAATTAGAATATTACAAGCCGCGCTATACCCTTGGAATTAAATATGACTTATAA
- a CDS encoding phytase: MKKQLTIFSFSALVLVSCGDKLAPVAENALKPAVITEVVPNDTDDPAIWVNPQDSSQVIVIGTDKHEKTGGLYAYDMDGKIINKVVPLDRPNNVDIAYGFNLAGKKVDIAVVTERGTDKIRVFSLPDLKPIDNGGIPVFEGETERSPMGIALYTQMDTTGNKIYAIVGRKIGPTGKYLYQYELQDKDGVVVGNKVREFGAFQGGKEIEAIAVDNELGYVYYSDEGFGIHKYYADPAKGNEVLAVFGQKDFKEDHEGIAIYKSSDSTGYIVASNQQNNSFNIYPREGDAGNPHQYTRIAEVPVSAVECDGADAISMPIGAKFPKGILVAMSNGMVFHYYDWQQFQDQIDAKK; encoded by the coding sequence ATGAAGAAACAACTTACAATATTTAGTTTTTCGGCCCTAGTGCTTGTCTCCTGTGGAGATAAGTTGGCCCCTGTTGCCGAAAATGCGCTGAAACCAGCCGTAATTACTGAAGTGGTGCCTAATGATACCGATGATCCCGCTATTTGGGTCAACCCTCAGGATAGCTCCCAGGTAATCGTTATCGGGACAGATAAACATGAAAAAACCGGTGGGCTTTATGCCTATGATATGGACGGAAAGATCATCAATAAGGTCGTTCCTTTGGATCGTCCAAACAATGTCGACATCGCTTATGGCTTTAATTTGGCCGGTAAGAAAGTGGATATAGCTGTAGTTACAGAACGCGGTACAGATAAGATCAGGGTGTTCAGCTTACCGGATCTAAAGCCGATAGATAATGGCGGAATTCCCGTGTTTGAAGGTGAAACAGAAAGGTCACCTATGGGTATCGCGCTATATACGCAAATGGATACTACAGGAAATAAGATCTATGCCATCGTAGGTAGAAAGATCGGACCGACAGGAAAATACCTGTATCAGTATGAACTACAGGATAAGGATGGCGTGGTCGTAGGTAATAAAGTGCGTGAATTCGGAGCCTTCCAGGGAGGAAAGGAAATCGAGGCAATAGCCGTGGATAACGAACTAGGTTATGTCTATTATTCTGATGAAGGTTTCGGAATCCATAAATACTATGCTGATCCGGCTAAGGGCAATGAGGTCCTTGCGGTTTTCGGACAAAAGGATTTCAAAGAGGACCATGAAGGTATTGCCATCTACAAGAGCAGCGACAGTACAGGTTATATTGTAGCCTCCAATCAACAGAACAATTCCTTTAACATCTACCCTCGAGAAGGGGATGCAGGAAATCCTCATCAATATACAAGGATTGCTGAGGTTCCGGTATCAGCTGTGGAGTGTGATGGTGCCGATGCGATATCTATGCCGATCGGAGCTAAATTCCCGAAAGGAATTTTGGTTGCTATGAGTAATGGAATGGTGTTCCATTATTATGACTGGCAGCAGTTCCAAGATCAGATTGATGCAAAAAAATAA
- a CDS encoding fimbrillin family protein, with the protein MKHRIDPIVFISFSFLILFCQCKRPEPTIGGKEGLTFSVQGIGETIDTKEILAKHSSKQNSAEPLIFKKELTSANGVDYDYMLAESKAFEPKSRSIAIANPLPSSTKYLIVLYDANDAGEATTYFGQAQASATSEIVIDAYRNKNYRWFAYSYNNGNDLATFDPANPNLTINSTALGQGSEFLYATGLIRTSDDPEAENRIQITFQRKMSLLRIELDARGTFSKIKSTSIEFPQSGGNTGLNNGVFSIINGNFTSTTPVAFNASQWTDAIADSIPLGWVKYMDFLTVPSGGNMSLAGNIKNTIITSQSVNSEAPNVDYFVDRTFDNVPFSVPTFTPEMGKRYVLKIRLIESGINYGGASWARGNLTFVANSLKNQYRFWYDNGFVNNKSGGMMNFIERDYFDTRPPRPLPQTGPTIWDPCDQVYPKGTWRLPKTSEYHTIINYTTNRVRYNQPGDKGWYMAWTNVSSLGPPRYPDRHLPFVAAGYRAMNRTLKDFNYEAGNIVPFFPKYGDIGYYRTSDTLTYMTMYYRQSAVFTTMVLDLEQIRDGRGANVRCVRK; encoded by the coding sequence ATGAAGCACAGAATTGACCCAATTGTCTTCATCTCATTTTCTTTTCTAATCCTCTTTTGCCAATGCAAGAGACCTGAGCCTACAATTGGGGGCAAGGAAGGATTAACATTCAGTGTACAAGGCATTGGAGAAACCATAGACACAAAGGAAATCCTTGCAAAGCACAGTTCAAAACAGAACAGTGCTGAACCCTTGATCTTTAAAAAAGAGCTGACTTCTGCAAATGGTGTAGATTATGACTATATGCTAGCCGAATCGAAAGCCTTTGAACCGAAATCCCGTTCGATAGCCATAGCAAACCCGCTACCCAGCAGCACAAAATACCTGATCGTGCTGTATGATGCCAATGATGCCGGTGAGGCAACTACGTATTTTGGCCAGGCACAGGCTTCGGCAACTTCTGAAATCGTGATCGACGCCTATAGGAACAAAAACTACCGTTGGTTTGCCTATTCCTACAATAATGGCAATGATCTAGCGACATTTGACCCTGCAAATCCAAATCTGACCATTAATTCTACAGCATTGGGCCAGGGGTCGGAATTTTTATACGCGACAGGGCTGATCCGAACTTCTGATGACCCTGAAGCCGAAAATAGAATTCAGATAACCTTCCAGCGGAAAATGAGTTTACTCAGAATTGAGCTGGACGCTAGGGGTACCTTTTCCAAGATCAAGAGTACCAGTATTGAATTCCCTCAAAGTGGTGGAAATACTGGTCTTAATAATGGCGTATTTTCAATTATTAACGGAAATTTCACGAGCACCACGCCTGTAGCTTTTAATGCAAGCCAGTGGACCGACGCCATAGCCGACAGCATTCCCTTAGGCTGGGTGAAATACATGGATTTCCTAACTGTTCCCAGTGGTGGAAACATGAGTTTAGCGGGTAACATAAAGAATACCATAATCACAAGTCAATCTGTAAATTCAGAAGCGCCCAATGTAGATTATTTTGTTGATCGAACGTTTGACAATGTCCCATTTAGCGTACCTACTTTTACACCTGAAATGGGCAAACGCTATGTGCTAAAAATACGGCTGATCGAATCGGGAATAAATTATGGTGGCGCAAGTTGGGCACGTGGAAACCTCACCTTTGTTGCAAACTCCTTGAAGAATCAATACAGGTTTTGGTATGACAACGGTTTTGTAAACAACAAATCTGGAGGTATGATGAATTTCATAGAAAGGGATTACTTTGATACCAGACCCCCAAGACCACTTCCACAAACTGGTCCGACGATCTGGGATCCATGTGACCAAGTGTACCCGAAAGGAACTTGGCGCCTTCCTAAAACCTCTGAGTACCATACCATAATAAATTACACGACCAACAGGGTCCGCTACAACCAACCTGGAGACAAAGGCTGGTATATGGCCTGGACAAATGTTTCATCATTGGGTCCACCGAGATATCCAGACAGACACCTACCCTTTGTTGCGGCTGGATATAGGGCAATGAACAGAACATTGAAAGACTTCAATTATGAGGCTGGAAATATAGTACCTTTCTTTCCAAAATATGGGGATATAGGATATTATAGGACTTCAGACACTTTAACGTACATGACCATGTATTACAGGCAGAGTGCCGTGTTTACGACAATGGTACTAGATTTAGAACAGATCAGGGACGGAAGAGGCGCCAATGTAAGATGTGTCCGTAAATAA
- a CDS encoding fimbrillin family protein: MKITAPLFILSSLFCIVMLNCCKPRDIDLPSEKGIVFRVVGIEEDSSAELMGSNRERDTENLNKFPIHRELHNIEGMDIDLMIEESAEKNIALTKAVSSKPFGEFNWYIIMLFEADGNGNAVSFHLLSTSTGNGPTIPFPAYRNRQYRWFAYSYNSSTYLRQPTVESPILDVNSAAAEDGSDFLYATGVITTSNDPNAPNVASITFKRMVSAIRFEIDARGAFSSIKNLRVDFPASSNGFKNGKFSLRNGVFKETNAEEPFSRPTWLDHIADTIPTGWVKYQQLLTVPNGEPMNFQAILKSLTLTSQTITPNNPTAITFADRDYGIPTAGIPLNFPAFTPVAGKRYTIKLRLKESTLLVGGTNWARGNLTYVANSPKNKYRFWYDNNFIKNVNGGMINFIERDYFDTRPPIGEPQAEPRNWDPCALVYPENTWRLPTAAEFTRLGELAESINRNRVDQENNGGWYASWRNRPGVGTPRYKNNNFNLVAAGFRDRKTRELRRFNYRGFGTLSADEGFFKTSDTTQFFNFDYGGFAGIDFGMRVFTTHEGIGANVRCVRR, translated from the coding sequence ATGAAAATTACAGCCCCCCTATTTATTCTGAGCAGTTTATTTTGCATTGTCATGTTAAATTGTTGCAAGCCACGTGATATAGATTTACCATCCGAAAAAGGGATTGTATTTCGAGTGGTAGGAATCGAAGAAGATAGTAGCGCAGAATTAATGGGCTCCAATAGAGAAAGGGATACCGAAAACCTCAATAAATTCCCTATCCATCGAGAGCTACACAACATAGAAGGCATGGACATCGATTTAATGATCGAAGAAAGCGCTGAAAAGAATATAGCATTGACAAAAGCTGTAAGCAGCAAACCATTTGGTGAATTTAACTGGTACATCATCATGCTCTTTGAAGCCGACGGCAATGGCAACGCTGTGTCGTTTCACCTTCTCTCCACCAGCACTGGCAATGGACCAACTATCCCATTTCCCGCATATCGCAATAGGCAATACAGATGGTTTGCCTATTCCTATAACTCCTCTACTTACCTCCGCCAACCAACAGTTGAATCTCCTATATTAGATGTCAACTCCGCAGCAGCTGAAGACGGAAGCGACTTTCTTTACGCCACGGGCGTAATCACAACGAGCAATGATCCGAACGCTCCAAATGTAGCTTCCATTACTTTTAAAAGAATGGTCAGTGCGATACGTTTTGAAATCGATGCTAGAGGCGCATTCTCTTCCATCAAAAATTTGAGGGTGGATTTCCCAGCATCCTCTAATGGTTTTAAAAACGGGAAATTCTCCCTTAGAAATGGGGTATTTAAAGAGACAAACGCTGAGGAGCCATTTAGTAGACCAACATGGCTTGATCATATAGCCGATACCATTCCAACCGGATGGGTCAAATATCAACAGTTGCTAACTGTTCCGAACGGTGAACCTATGAATTTTCAGGCTATCCTAAAAAGTTTGACCCTTACAAGCCAAACCATTACACCAAATAACCCTACCGCAATCACCTTTGCAGACCGAGATTACGGAATACCTACAGCGGGCATTCCATTAAATTTCCCAGCTTTCACACCTGTTGCAGGCAAGCGATATACCATAAAATTAAGATTAAAGGAGAGCACACTTTTAGTGGGTGGAACCAATTGGGCTAGGGGAAATTTGACCTATGTAGCCAATTCACCAAAAAACAAATATAGATTTTGGTACGACAACAACTTTATAAAAAATGTCAATGGCGGAATGATAAACTTTATAGAACGCGATTATTTTGACACCAGACCACCCATAGGGGAACCACAAGCCGAACCCAGAAATTGGGACCCATGTGCTTTAGTATATCCAGAAAACACTTGGCGGCTTCCAACAGCAGCAGAATTCACTAGACTCGGCGAATTGGCAGAGTCGATTAACAGAAATCGGGTTGACCAAGAAAATAATGGCGGATGGTATGCGTCTTGGAGAAACCGACCAGGGGTGGGCACTCCAAGGTACAAAAACAATAATTTTAATTTAGTTGCCGCTGGCTTCAGGGACAGAAAGACAAGAGAATTAAGGAGATTTAATTATCGGGGTTTTGGAACGCTTTCAGCTGATGAAGGATTCTTTAAGACCTCGGACACGACCCAGTTTTTCAATTTTGACTATGGCGGATTTGCAGGCATAGACTTTGGCATGAGGGTGTTTACTACTCATGAAGGCATTGGAGCAAATGTTCGCTGCGTGAGGAGATAA